GTGGCATTCATCGTCTGAAGTTCGGTGCCAGTAGTCTCCACAGTGATCTCTTCCGTCACCGAGCCCACTGGCAGGTTGATGTCTTCAGTCAAAGACCTCCCTATTTCGACTCTCTGGTCGCGCACGAATGCGGTTTGGAAGCCTTGCTTACTAATCTTTATGTCGTAGGTTCCGGGACTGACGTTGGGGAATGTGTAATGCCCCGCGCTGTTTGTCGCCGTCTTTGAAGTAGTGTTCGTGCTCTTGTCTATGATTGAGACATCGGCTGAGGGAACGACTGCGCCTTGCGGATCGGTTACGGTACCGACAATTGCTCCTGTCGCACCAGTTTGAGCAAATGTGGCGCTCGCACCCAGCGCCAAGAAGAGTATCAATATGGTTAGTACTGCTAGAGCTTTCTTTCCGAGCTGCGTTAATTGTGAGATGGGTGTACAGCTCGCGAGTATCAGACTTGGTGTCTGATGGGGGATTTGCTGCCCTGCATACGACCCTCCAGAAATATCAGTCGCCAGAGGCGTTAAGCCGGAAGCGCTGAATAAGAATCCAGACGACTTATGAAAAGAGCTGCTTTAGGACGTCCCTACCCAAGTGCAACCAGGCCCGGGAGCCCTATTTGGCCGGGCAGCTTAGCACATGCCGATGATCGTTGTCAGGGATGAAGCGGAGTGAAAAGGGGCAGAATTGGTTAAATTTTGTATGAACGGTTATTGATGGGAGTTATTAGTCCCGCGTTTTCCGGTTCTGGTCCCACCGTAGATGAACACTTTTAGTGCTTTTTCAAAGCTGCTACTGTAAACAAGGAAGCAATTCCTTGAAGATGCCGAACAAGATCCCCATCGGAATACTTGGCGCGACCGGCATGGTCGGACAGCGTTTTGTGCAGCTCCTGGAGCACCATCCTTGGTTCGAGGTGACATGGCTGGCGGCTTCTGAGCGTTCATCCGGACTTTCTTATGCTGAAGCCGCGCGCTGGAAGTTGAACACGCCCATTCCTGAGCGTGTCGCCGGGATGCGCGTGAGTGATGCCGCACCCGATGGCGCGCCCAAAGTCATTTTTGCGGCCCTCGATGCAGGAATTGCAAAGGAACTCGAGCCGAAGTTTGCTGAGGCTGGGCACGCCGTCATCACCAACTCCAGCGCGTTTCGGATGCAGGCAGACGTGCCGCTGGTGATTCCCGAGGTAAACGGCGATCACCTGAAGCTGATCGACAAGCAACCGTCCCGCAAGCGCAACGGCGGATTCATCGCCACAAACCCAAATTGCTCCGCTATCGGACTCGTCATGGCGCTGGCTCCGCTTCACCGTGTCTTCGGCGTGGAAGCGGTCTTCGTAGCAACCATGCAGGCCGTGAGTGGCGCTGGATACCCGGGCGTCGCTTCGCTCGACATCCTCGGCAACGTAATTCCGTTTATTCCCAAAGAAGAAGAGAAACTGGAAGCCGAAACCCGGAAGCTCTTGGGCGTGCTGGAAAACGGAGCGGTAAAGGATGCTGCGTTCAAGATCAGCGCGCAGTGCAACCGCGTCGCGGTGGAAGATGGCCACACGGAATCTGTTTCGATCAAGTTGAAAAAGTCAGCCAGAGCAGAGGAGATTCTGGAGCAGTGGCGTTCGTTCCGCGCTCGTCCTCAGGAGATTTCGCTGCCCACGGCTCCCGAGCATCCAGTGATTTATGACAGCTCAGTCGACCGTCCTCAGCCGCGCCTCGACGTGAATCGCGGACGCGGAATGAGCGCCACTGTCGGGCGTCTGCGTCCGTGCGGGTTGCTCGACTGGAAGTTCAGCGTTTTGTCGCACAACACGATTCGTGGCGCGGCAGGCGCTGCGCTGCTCAATGCTGAGCTGCTCAAGTACGATGGATACTTGTGTTGAGCTCGCCCTTTCGATGAACTCAAGACAAAAGCAACTGCAACAACTCACGCAGATTTACACGGATTTAGGGCTTCACGCAGATTTGAAGGAAACAAAGTGTTCCCACTCAAAATCTGC
This genomic interval from Terriglobales bacterium contains the following:
- the asd gene encoding aspartate-semialdehyde dehydrogenase; this translates as MPNKIPIGILGATGMVGQRFVQLLEHHPWFEVTWLAASERSSGLSYAEAARWKLNTPIPERVAGMRVSDAAPDGAPKVIFAALDAGIAKELEPKFAEAGHAVITNSSAFRMQADVPLVIPEVNGDHLKLIDKQPSRKRNGGFIATNPNCSAIGLVMALAPLHRVFGVEAVFVATMQAVSGAGYPGVASLDILGNVIPFIPKEEEKLEAETRKLLGVLENGAVKDAAFKISAQCNRVAVEDGHTESVSIKLKKSARAEEILEQWRSFRARPQEISLPTAPEHPVIYDSSVDRPQPRLDVNRGRGMSATVGRLRPCGLLDWKFSVLSHNTIRGAAGAALLNAELLKYDGYLC